The following proteins are encoded in a genomic region of Magallana gigas chromosome 1, xbMagGiga1.1, whole genome shotgun sequence:
- the LOC105324052 gene encoding uncharacterized protein, whose product MASQDSIKLPITKTVIKSARIIHKFVIKQKPAQKNHSISSSSTQQGNGDKSSPCDEICGPSLIESAASQEDNKSNTETTAMKSDKNGFTVIRWEGLTKTKFDDNTCVSKGKVISNITVENLENVILKQERNKSNTIDPKQNHPVNYQCIPMDRSNDSQETAESEVPNLASRKQPVVVLERIKVEPDLMVSKIPEELGKNMQEGCSENIGNINLSEDSVAGTLLDVKTEEYSIECSEQGMFLRGVTVPYTRSGAQQETKQSEDEMLASKVDCEDFVMSKQMEEEIQSVIQTNVEEMLISEQTSKGEGFTYSYPFACGQCSYTAKLQHHLKNHMKTHMSDRPFVCEICGKGFKHAHHLSGHKRTHSRERPYSCEHCGRGFTQISNMLRHQRTHQGLTERDQHKCYKCGKSFFTAYSLRRHSEMHENLKKKVKTIKNIKKKRLTYNPTVDDHQRKFECNMCGRKFTRKEHVMRHMMTHTGESMYTCEVCGKGFNSKKALQKHINIHTGDDIEVDEDDTGSSSSSDSSGEDDMEDC is encoded by the coding sequence ATGGCCAGTCAAGACTCCATAAAGCTTCCCATTACCAAGACAGTTATCAAAAGTGCAAGAATCATCCATAAATTTGTTATCAAACAAAAACCTGCTCAGAAAAACCATAGCATATCATCTTCCTCGACCCAGCAAGGAAATGGGGATAAATCCTCCCCATGTGATGAAATCTGTGGTCCATCATTAATTGAATCAGCTGCCTCACAGGAGGACAACAAATCTAATACGGAGACGACTGCAATGAAAAGTGACAAAAATGGGTTTACTGTAATTAGATGGGAAGGTTTAACAAAAACCAAGTTTGATGATAATACATGTGTAAGCAAAGGCAAAGTGATATCGAACATAACTGTTGAAAACCTGGAAAATGTAATCTTGAAGCAAGAGAGGAACAAATCAAATACCATAGACCCAAAACAGAATCATCCCGTAAACTATCAGTGTATTCCCATGGATAGAAGTAATGATAGTCAGGAAACTGCAGAGTCTGAAGTGCCTAATTTGGCAAGTAGAAAACAACCAGTTGTTGTCCTCGAGAGGATAAAAGTGGAACCTGATTTGATGGTTTCCAAAATACCTGAAGAGTTGGGAAAAAATATGCAAGAGGGATGCAGTGAGAACATTGGGAATATAAACCTTTCTGAGGACAGTGTTGCAGGGACTTTACTTGACGTAAAAACTGAAGAATATTCCATTGAATGCTCCGAGCAGGGAATGTTTTTGAGAGGTGTAACAGTGCCTTATACCAGAAGTGGTGCTCAACAAGAAACTAAACAATCAGAAGATGAAATGTTGGCAAGTAAGGTAGATTGTGAGGACTTTGTGATGAGTAAACAAATGGAGGAGGAAATTCAAAGTGTAATCCAGACAAACGTTGAAGAGATGTTGATCTCGGAGCAAACAAGTAAGGGAGAAGGATTCACGTACAGTTATCCATTCGCTTGTGGACAGTGCAGCTATACTGCAAAATTGCAGCATCATTTGAAAAACCACATGAAAACACACATGTCTGATCGACCTTTTGTCTGCGAGATTTGCGGGAAGGGATTCAAGCACGCTCACCACTTGTCTGGACACAAGCGAACGCACTCGAGGGAGCGACCATACTCGTGTGAACATTGTGGGCGAGGCTTCACTCAAATAAGCAACATGCTGCGACATCAGAGGACCCATCAAGGGCTCACGGAGCGAGACCAGCACAAATGCTACAAGTGTGGCAAGAGCTTCTTTACAGCGTATTCCCTGCGCCGTCATTCGGAGATGCAtgaaaatctcaagaaaaaagtcaaaactattaaaaatatcaaaaagaaaaGGTTAACTTACAACCCAACTGTGGACGACCATCAAAGAAAGTTTGAGTGTAATATGTGTGGGCGCAAGTTTACCAGAAAGGAGCATGTGATGCGACACATGATGACACACACCGGAGAGTCGATGTACACGTGTGAAGTGTGTGGGAAGGGTTTTAACAGCAAGAAGGCTCTACAAAAACACATCAACATCCACACTGGGGATGATATAGAGGTGGATGAGGATGACACAGGGTCCTCATCTTCCAGTGACTCATCAGGAGAGGATGATATGGAagactgttaa